The following proteins are co-located in the Hypanus sabinus isolate sHypSab1 chromosome 28, sHypSab1.hap1, whole genome shotgun sequence genome:
- the LOC132382353 gene encoding UDP-glucuronosyltransferase 2A1-like translates to MEGSGWKSRALVPFLFGIIISLLCPINQSANVLVVPVDGSHWINMRILLEKLKPRGHNFTVIYIEKSWYIKERPNLYQSIVIPMKNIEVKDIVGLILQKALQLGKDGWSFSDNIEFQSEVLQFMRNCQNVFHFIISEIFQNKTLLSQLEKANFDLVLSDPFFVTGSMLAYYLKLPLVYNVRWLESGEAHFLFVPSPLSYVPILGSNLTDKMSFLQRTQNFIQHLIFQSIVELTIYPKYNELCHRYLSPDTDIKTILLRADVWLMRVDFLLEFPRPTMPNIVYIGGFQCKPAQPLAAEFEEFVQSSGKHGLIVMSLGSVINSLPKQITMEIAEAFAQVPQKVIWRYDGEIPPNVGNNTLLRKWIPQNDLLGHPNTRVFISHGGTNGIYEAIYHGVPVIGMPLIFDQFDNLLRLESRGAAKVLNVATMHSTNLLQALHEVINGTFYRDNMKKLSTLHRDQPQSPMERAVFWIEYVARHKGAGHLRSESYRLPWYVYYCVDVMVLLLSMLLMAIVLVVVALKRLCHIAQKKKQKNE, encoded by the coding sequence ATGGAAGGTTCTGGATGGAAAAGCCGAGCACTTGTCCCATTTCTCTTTGGTATTATCATCAGCTTGCTTTGTCCCATCAATCAGTCAGCTAATGTATTAGTTGTACCTGTCGATGGAAGTCATTGGATCAACATGAGAATTCTCTTGGAGAAACTGAAACCTCGTGGACACAACTTCACGGTGATTTATATTGAGAAAAGTTGGTACATCAAAGAAAGGCCCAACCTATATCAATCTATCGTAATTCCAATGAAAAACATTGAAGTAAAGGATATAGTTGGTCTTATTCTTCAAAAAGCACTTCAGCTTGGGAAGGATGGCTGGAGCTTCAGTGACAATATTGAGTTCCAGTCTGAAGTTCTACAGTTTATGCGGAACTGTCAGAATGTTTTCCATTTTATTATAAGTGAAATATTTCAAAACAAAACATTACTAAGCCAACTTGAAAAGGCAAACTTTGACCTGGTGCTTTCAGACCCTTTTTTTGTTACTGGATCAATGCTTGCTTATTATTTAAAACTTCCTTTGGTGTATAATGTTCGATGGTTAGAATCTGGTGAGGCTCACTTCTTGTTTGTCCCATCCCCCCTTTCTTATGTCCCAATCTTAGGCTCAAACCTAACAGACAAAATGTCCTTTCTTCAAAGAACACAAAACTTCATCCAACATCTAATCTTTCAATCCATTGTAGAACTTACCATTTATCCCAAATACAATGAGCTCTGTCATCGATATTTGAGTCCAGACACAGATATCAAGACAATTCTGCTGAGGGCTGATGTGTGGCTGATGAGAGTAGATTTTTTACTTGAATTCCCAAGACCCACCATGCCAAATATTGTCTACATTGGAGGCTTCCAGTGTAAACCAGCCCAACCACTAGCGGCAGAGTTTGAAGAGTTTGTTCAAAGCTCAGGAAAGCATGGACTTATAGTGATGTCATTAGGATCTGTTATCAATTCCTTGCCAAAGCAGATTACAATGGAAATAGCTGAGGCATTTGCTCAAGTACCCCAGAAGGTGATTTGGAGATATGATGGAGAAATCCCTCCCAATGTAGGTAATAATACACTACTGAGAAAATGGATCCCTCAGAACGACCTTCTGGGACACCCCAACACACGAGTCTTCATTTCGCACGGTGGTACCAATGGTATTTACGAGGCCATCTACCACGGGGTGCCAGTGATTGGCATGCCTCTAATTTTTGATCAGTTTGACAATTTACTTCGACTTGAATCCCGAGGTGCAGCAAAGGTGCTTAATGTTGCAACCATGCACTCCACAAATCTATTGCAGGCACTTCATGAGGTGATAAATGGCACATTTTACCGGGACAACATGAAGAAACTCTCTACCCTCCACCGGGACCAACCACAGTCGCCAATGGAGCGAGCCGTTTTCTGGATTGAGTACGTTGCCCGACACAAAGGAGCAGGACATTTGCGTTCTGAATCCTACCGACTGCCCTGGTATGTTTACTATTGTGTGGATGTGATGGTCTTACTGTTGTCCATGTTACTCATGGCAATAGTGCTGGTGGTTGTAGCGCTGAAGAGACTTTGTCACATTGCAcagaagaaaaagcaaaagaatgAATAA
- the LOC132382552 gene encoding UDP-glucuronosyltransferase 2A2-like: MEGFGWESRALVPFLFGIIISLLCTITQSANVLVVPVDGSHWINMRILLEELKPRGHNFTVIYIEESWYINERPNLYQSIVIPLKNIEVKDIVEIYLHKTLQLGQDGWSFSDNIEFQSVILQLVQRCQKIFHLTTSEIFQNKTLLSQLEKANFDLVLSDPFFVTGSMLAYYLKLPLVYNVRWLESGEAHFLFVPSPLSYVPILGSNLTDKMSFLQRTQNFIQHLIFQSIVELTIYPKYNELCHRYLGPDTDIKTILLRADVWLMRVDFVLEFPRPTMPNIVYIGGFQCKPAQPLAAEFEEFVQSSGKHGLIVMSLGSFIHSLPKQITMEIAEAFAQVPQKVIWRYDGEIPPNVGNNTLLRKWIPQNDLLGHPNTRVFISHGGTNGIYEAIYHGVPVIGMPLIFDQFDNLLRLESRGAAKVLNVATMHSTNLLQALHEVINGTFYWDNMKKLSALHRDQPVSPMERAVFWIEYVARHKGAGHLRSESYRLPWYAYYCVDVMVLLLSMLLMAIVLVVVALKRLCHIAWKKKQKNE; this comes from the coding sequence ATGGAAGGTTTTGGATGGGAAAGCCGAGCACTTGTCCCATTTCTCTTTGGAATTATCATCAGTTTGCTTTGTACCATCACTCAGTCAGCTAATGTATTAGTTGTACCTGTCGATGGAAGTCATTGGATCAACATGAGAATTCTCTTGGAGGAACTGAAACCTCGTGGACACAACTTCACGGTGATTTATATTGAGGAAAGTTGGTATATCAATGAAAGGCCCAACCTATATCAATCTATCGTAATTCCACTGAAAAACATTGAAGTAAAGGATATAGTTGAAATATATCTTCATAAAACACTGCAGCTTGGGCAGGATGGGTGGAGCTTCAGTGACAATATTGAGTTCCAATCTGTAATTCTACAACTTGTGCAGCGCTGTCAGAAGATTTTCCATTTGACTACTAGTGAAATATTTCAAAACAAAACATTACTAAGCCAACTTGAAAAGGCAAACTTTGACCTGGTGCTTTCAGACCCTTTTTTTGTTACTGGATCAATGCTTGCTTATTATTTAAAACTTCCTTTGGTGTATAATGTTCGATGGTTAGAATCTGGTGAGGCTCACTTCTTGTTTGTCCCATCCCCCCTTTCTTATGTCCCAATCTTAGGCTCAAACCTAACAGACAAAATGTCCTTTCTTCAAAGAACACAAAACTTCATCCAACATCTAATCTTTCAATCCATTGTAGAACTTACCATTTATCCCAAATACAATGAGCTCTGTCATCGATATTTGGGTCCAGACACAGATATCAAGACAATTCTGCTGAGGGCTGATGTGTGGCTGATGAGAGTCGATTTTGTACTTGAATTCCCAAGACCCACCATGCCAAATATTGTCTACATTGGAGGCTTCCAGTGTAAACCAGCCCAACCATTAGCGGCAGAGTTTGAAGAGTTTGTTCAAAGCTCAGGAAAGCATGGACTTATAGTGATGTCATTAGGATCTTTTATCCATTCCTTGCCAAAGCAGATTACAATGGAAATAGCTGAGGCATTTGCTCAAGTACCCCAGAAGGTGATTTGGAGATATGATGGAGAAATCCCTCCCAATGTAGGTAATAATACACTACTGAGAAAATGGATCCCTCAGAACGACCTTCTGGGACACCCCAACACCCGAGTCTTCATTTCGCACGGTGGTACCAATGGTATTTACGAGGCCATCTACCACGGGGTGCCAGTGATTGGCATGCCTCTAATTTTTGATCAGTTTGACAATTTACTTCGACTTGAATCCCGAGGTGCAGCAAAGGTGCTTAATGTTGCAACCATGCACTCCACAAATCTATTGCAGGCACTTCATGAGGTGATAAATGGCACATTTTACTGGGACAACATGAAGAAACTCTCTGCCCTCCACCGGGACCAACCAGTGTCCCCAATGGAGCGAGCCGTTTTCTGGATTGAGTACGTTGCCCGACACAAAGGAGCAGGACATTTGCGTTCTGAATCCTACCGACTGCCCTGGTATGCTTACTATTGTGTGGATGTGATGGTCTTACTGTTGTCCATGTTACTCATGGCAATAGTGCTGGTGGTTGTAGCACTGAAGAGACTTTGTCACATTGCAtggaagaaaaagcaaaagaatgAATAA